In Bacteroidales bacterium, one genomic interval encodes:
- a CDS encoding penicillin acylase family protein, protein MKILKIILIALVALIVVIVIAGFTFIRHMSNRAIPDYNENIRIEGLHAPVEVYRDSFAIPHIYATDEHDLYMVTGYLLAEDRLWQMDLLRHVTEGRLSEIFGAGYVQADLLLRALRFRDKSDKILAKADSSNLIALNAFAEGINVFLEKNKNHLPPEFTILRYKPEKWQPYQTLNMIGYMAWDLKAGWSEILLTSIQKTVDSVRYRQILPDLLRNQPTVYPQDKSGTFSSLLPDMMLYTAGLQDLGADVLDASNNWAVSGFKSSTGKPLLANDMHLGLSVPGIWYQIHQVIPGKMNVTGLLLPGAPVVICGHNDSIAWGMTNTYVDNLDFYRETVNPGDTGEYKYMGKWLKFLNKKEVIKISDGTQVEKTIRFSHRGPVVSSIKNFGTDVITMHWVGDEMSDEFKTVLMLDRANNWAEFKDALKTFNSLSQNVAYADVKGNIGLFCAAGIPIRDREIPFGILPGDTDKYDWKGYVPFEELPYMFNPLSGFVASANNRTVPRDYPYHIGSWYSLPDRFSRITEMLTAKEILSVEDFKNIQLDQKSKLAEKYMPAFVDALSGFKPKDEVEKKALEMLKTWNYTMAANSSAPTVFETMYLQLLHGVFSDELGNDLFLSLNGVTSISRNAFDQMMETRVSAWFDDISTPDKTETFTDMVTLAFTKSVGDLRVKMGEDTGLWQWGKIHHLLLQHPLGVKDILDKAFHLNRGPFPVGGSFHTVSPYSYDPNNPYDSKTGSSHRHIFDLSDWDKSLTVIPTGNSGIPSSKHYCDQTDLYVNGRYHADHFTRDNVIKNAQYHMTFSNK, encoded by the coding sequence ATGAAAATCCTGAAAATTATTCTAATAGCCCTTGTTGCTCTTATTGTTGTGATTGTGATTGCCGGATTTACTTTTATAAGGCATATGAGCAACCGTGCCATTCCTGATTACAATGAAAATATCCGGATAGAAGGATTGCATGCACCTGTTGAGGTTTATCGCGACAGTTTTGCCATCCCGCATATCTATGCAACAGATGAGCACGATTTATATATGGTGACCGGTTACCTGCTTGCAGAAGACAGGTTGTGGCAGATGGATTTGCTGCGACATGTTACCGAAGGGAGGTTGTCCGAAATTTTTGGTGCCGGTTATGTGCAAGCCGATCTTTTACTCAGGGCTTTGCGATTCAGGGATAAATCAGATAAAATACTGGCAAAGGCCGATTCCTCTAACCTGATCGCCCTTAATGCATTTGCCGAAGGAATTAATGTATTTCTTGAAAAGAATAAGAATCACCTTCCGCCTGAATTTACAATTCTCCGGTATAAACCTGAAAAATGGCAGCCATATCAGACTCTGAATATGATCGGGTATATGGCGTGGGACCTTAAGGCAGGGTGGAGTGAAATTTTACTTACCAGCATACAGAAAACAGTGGATTCGGTTCGCTACAGGCAGATCCTTCCTGATTTGCTGAGAAACCAGCCTACGGTTTATCCGCAGGATAAATCGGGCACATTTTCTTCGCTTCTTCCCGATATGATGTTGTACACGGCAGGCCTGCAGGACCTGGGCGCTGATGTGCTCGATGCCAGCAATAACTGGGCTGTATCCGGTTTTAAAAGTTCCACAGGAAAACCTTTACTGGCCAACGACATGCATCTCGGGCTCAGTGTCCCCGGCATCTGGTACCAGATTCACCAGGTTATTCCCGGAAAGATGAATGTTACCGGTTTGTTGCTTCCCGGAGCCCCTGTGGTTATATGCGGGCATAATGACAGCATTGCGTGGGGCATGACCAATACATATGTGGACAACCTTGATTTCTACAGGGAAACAGTTAATCCCGGTGATACTGGTGAATATAAATACATGGGCAAATGGCTTAAATTCCTGAATAAGAAGGAAGTTATAAAAATCAGCGATGGCACGCAGGTTGAAAAAACAATCCGTTTTTCTCACAGGGGACCGGTGGTTTCCTCCATTAAAAATTTTGGTACGGATGTAATCACCATGCATTGGGTGGGAGATGAAATGAGTGATGAGTTTAAAACGGTGCTGATGCTCGACAGGGCCAATAACTGGGCTGAATTTAAGGACGCCCTGAAGACATTCAATTCCCTTAGTCAGAATGTGGCTTATGCCGATGTAAAAGGGAATATTGGCTTGTTTTGTGCCGCCGGTATTCCGATCCGAGACCGGGAAATTCCATTCGGCATTTTACCTGGTGATACAGATAAATACGACTGGAAAGGCTATGTTCCTTTTGAAGAGCTACCATATATGTTCAACCCGCTTTCAGGTTTTGTGGCATCTGCCAACAACCGCACGGTTCCAAGGGATTATCCGTATCACATAGGAAGCTGGTATTCGCTGCCCGACCGGTTCAGTCGCATAACCGAGATGCTGACAGCTAAGGAAATACTTTCGGTTGAAGATTTCAAAAATATCCAGCTCGACCAGAAGTCGAAACTGGCCGAAAAATACATGCCTGCTTTTGTCGATGCCCTATCTGGTTTTAAGCCTAAAGATGAGGTGGAGAAGAAGGCGCTTGAAATGCTTAAAACATGGAATTACACCATGGCAGCAAACAGCAGTGCACCGACTGTTTTTGAAACCATGTATCTGCAGCTTTTACACGGAGTATTTTCAGATGAGCTCGGAAATGACCTGTTTTTGAGCCTGAACGGAGTTACATCCATAAGCAGGAATGCTTTTGACCAGATGATGGAGACAAGGGTATCTGCATGGTTTGACGATATCTCCACACCGGATAAAACAGAAACCTTTACTGACATGGTTACCCTTGCTTTCACAAAATCCGTCGGGGACCTGAGGGTGAAAATGGGTGAGGATACCGGTTTATGGCAGTGGGGAAAAATTCATCATCTCTTACTGCAGCATCCGTTGGGTGTGAAGGACATACTGGATAAGGCCTTTCATCTGAACCGCGGCCCATTTCCCGTAGGCGGCAGTTTTCATACCGTATCCCCTTACAGTTATGATCCAAACAATCCGTATGACTCAAAAACAGGTTCATCTCACAGGCATATTTTCGACCTGAGCGATTGGGACAAGTCGCTCACCGTTATTCCTACAGGAAACTCAGGAATTCCGTCAAGTAAACATTATTGCGACCAGACTGATTTATATGTGAACGGGCGTTATCATGCCGATCATTTTACACGTGATAACGTTATTAAAAATGCACAGTACCACATGACTTTCAGTAATAAATGA
- a CDS encoding glycosyltransferase family 2 protein: MRSGKTSCIIPFWNEDLYLFDVLYEVSRVRNIDEVICVDDASDNNNYLEIKRKHPGFCVIRLPENSGKTDAIREGLKYADGEYILLLDADLQHLVHTEIEQAVNAVKSNPGIDMLILRRVRADLLIRMYRGDVLFTGERILRKSDLLNVLSGQVKRWQLESAVNTWMYEKNKIVYWMAQSAINTDKAIKWGLFRGLVNDVRTFGDMMFATGFNNFVRQILFYAKDELKVN; the protein is encoded by the coding sequence ATGCGATCAGGAAAAACCTCATGTATTATTCCCTTCTGGAACGAAGATCTGTATTTATTTGATGTTTTGTATGAAGTTTCAAGGGTTAGGAATATTGATGAGGTGATCTGTGTGGATGACGCCTCAGACAATAATAATTATCTTGAAATCAAACGAAAACATCCCGGTTTTTGTGTCATCCGTCTTCCTGAAAATTCAGGTAAAACCGATGCGATCAGGGAAGGACTTAAATATGCAGACGGCGAATATATTTTATTGCTCGATGCCGATTTGCAGCATCTTGTCCATACTGAAATAGAGCAGGCTGTGAATGCCGTAAAATCAAACCCTGGCATCGATATGCTGATCCTGAGAAGGGTAAGAGCTGACCTCCTGATCCGCATGTACAGGGGTGATGTCTTGTTTACCGGCGAACGTATCCTGCGAAAATCCGATCTTCTGAATGTACTTTCAGGCCAGGTAAAGCGGTGGCAGCTTGAATCAGCTGTCAATACATGGATGTACGAGAAAAATAAAATAGTCTACTGGATGGCCCAATCAGCCATAAATACCGATAAAGCAATAAAATGGGGATTGTTCCGCGGCCTTGTAAATGATGTCCGCACTTTTGGCGATATGATGTTTGCCACGGGATTTAATAATTTTGTGAGACAAATCCTTTTTTATGCAAAGGATGAATTAAAGGTTAATTAG
- a CDS encoding HAD family hydrolase gives MKNRNTYAAIIFDLDGTLADTLDDIAGSMNYVLRLNGYPERPVNDYKLLVGRGLDNLVKQALPEKDRQEKVIRDCLHEMIEHYDSNCIVKTRLYDGIKPMLLKLAGRNIKMSVFSNKAEPLTIKIVEHLLPDIGFQHVMGAGPDFPKKPDPSGALHICRKMAVDPRNTVYVGDSDVDMITANKAGMYAVGVSWGFRSREELKTNGAAIIVDNPERISHLFL, from the coding sequence ATGAAGAACAGGAACACTTACGCCGCAATAATTTTTGACCTCGACGGTACCCTGGCCGACACACTTGATGATATAGCCGGTTCCATGAATTATGTACTCAGATTGAACGGTTACCCGGAAAGGCCTGTTAATGATTATAAACTTTTGGTAGGACGGGGGCTCGACAACCTGGTTAAACAGGCGTTGCCTGAAAAGGACAGGCAGGAAAAGGTAATCCGTGATTGCCTTCATGAAATGATTGAGCATTATGATTCCAATTGCATCGTAAAAACCAGGCTGTATGATGGAATTAAGCCCATGCTGCTGAAACTCGCAGGCCGGAATATAAAAATGTCGGTTTTCTCAAATAAGGCTGAACCTCTTACAATAAAAATAGTTGAGCACCTGTTGCCTGATATCGGTTTTCAGCATGTTATGGGCGCTGGTCCTGATTTTCCGAAAAAGCCTGATCCTTCAGGAGCCTTGCATATCTGCCGGAAGATGGCTGTCGATCCCAGGAATACTGTATATGTGGGAGATTCAGATGTCGACATGATAACTGCGAATAAAGCAGGAATGTATGCAGTTGGTGTATCATGGGGTTTCAGGAGCAGAGAGGAATTAAAAACCAATGGTGCTGCAATAATCGTTGATAACCCCGAACGGATATCTCATTTGTTCCTGTGA